GCGGTATATCTGAAGTATTTATCGGCTGGATTTCAATTTATTGTAAAACTCGATAGACGATGTGACTTCTTCGCACTGCAGAGATGTTTGTGATGTAGAGATGGTAGTGTTGTGTGCTTGTTCTTCCATCAATCTGCGCGGCATCGTCCTCATCTTTATAGACCTGCCAACAGATCCAAAGCTCCTCTTTCGCATGCCATCCACATAGCTTAACTCCGTCAAAGACGCCATCTTCACTTTGGCTGCTGAAATGATAATTTACGACTCGAGCATTCTTCGAGAATCGCTATCCCCGGAGCGGGAAAAGCCCGCTCGAGGCGGCCGCTCAGCTCCAGAGCTCCGCCAATCCACTTTTAGCAAGTTCAGGGCATACAGTACAGCAGCTCTCTTAAGAAGCCGACTGTTTTTGTAGTGATTATGCTCAAAGAATAGTGCTGTATCCGACGGAGCTATCATTGTTTATTTTCCTAATACATCTGCTCGAAACTTAATCTCGAGTCTATCTAGCACTACTGCCCATCATGTGGCATGTATATTATCCTTAAGGAATCACGCATTGAGACGATTGGCTCAGGCCCTAGCATGTCAGACCCCACGACTCTCCAAATACAACATCTTATAGACTAGGGACTCTGAAGGCAGAGCAGGTATTGAAATGACTTGGTGAAAATTGAGAGATAATATTAATCTCTCCACAACTCCAGTTTCCGTCCCTCTGGACCCAGGCTCGCATAAAGCTAGAGGCACGGTCAGATTGCTGCGGACGGATGTCCATACACTGATGCGTACATTTTATTCCCCAGTTCACTCTCAAACATGCGAATGTCTGCTGCGTAGCTACGCAGTCATTGACAGTATCTCGTTTTCTTTGAGCATTATTTAGGTGAAGCCGAATCTGGTACGTCCAGCGGCTTACACGTTAGTCGCTAATACATCAATTTTAGCATGGTAGTGCCCAATACAGGCAGTATATGAACCATTCAAGCAAAATTTGGCCATACGTGTGGAAAATATATATGGAAGTTTCCAATTTTTTAATTTGATCATCTAAAAATTTTCATCTTAGAAACAAGCAATGGAAATATAGGCCTGATACTACTTATAACTACCTAGGAATCCTTCGTTCGATGACTAATAATTGCACCCCACATCTCCGCACAAAATGAGACTTTAAGATCAACTCCTTGGAGTATCAACTGCTCTTCGCATACGCGCAGCTCCTTGAACAGGCAATACACTGCAGTAAGTCATATTGAAGCTATTTTTGTGAGTATCAATCAACAATATCCCGTATTAAAGAAAAACCTGCTGCATGCTCTTGAGCGTGTCTCGCAGACTGCGATTCCGATTTACACAATCACTTATACTACCTCTTTCACACAGCCAGTCGCGCGCTCTAAGTTGCACTCGTCGCCAGAATGGACCCTCCAGAAATCATCGCATTGGGTGAGAAATACCCTGGGTTAAAGAAAGTCTTTGAAACAGGAGTCGAGGTAATTTCCAATCTTAGcattattttaaaattaccGTATGGTAAACATCGCTAAGCTTACGCTCATAGTCCGACGACGGGCGTGAAGACAAACTGCTCTCCTTCATCCTTTCGCACCCCGATCTTGACAATTTACGAGGCTCTCCCACAAAGATACTCTCAGTCATTGATGATTTCTCGGCCAATTATGAATTCCTTATCAGCATCGGTGGCCACAAGGCTGGGGTTTTATCCAACTTGATCGCCGAGGAAAAGCCCCAAACCGTCGTCGAGCTTGGTGGCTACTTGGGATACTCTGCTATTCTATTTGCGGATACCATGCGCCGCAGTAACCCATCTCAACAGATCCGTGTCTTTAGCCTTGAATTCAGCGCTGAGTTTTCTTCTATTGCTAGACAGTTGATTGAACTTGCAGGGCTCTCCGACATCGTCACCGTTGTCACTGGCACCGCAGAAGAATCTCTTGGCAAATTGCATGCGCAAGGCACCTTGACCAGTGTTGACTTTTTATTCTTGGACCATGTTGAGGATTTATATCCCGCTGACTTCAAAGTCTGCGAGGAGCTAGGTCTCTTGCACAAGGGTGCCGTTATTGCCGCAGACAACGTCGTGCGACCGGGTGCCCCTGAATATCGTAAACTGGTTAGAAGCCACCCAAGATTACAGAGTACTGGGGTGAGAGGTTTAATTCAACCTGGCGATCTCGAGGTAAGAGCTCGAACCTAAAGTGAATTTAACCACTAACTTTAGTAAAGGACGAAATCGAAATCAGCCGCGTCATAGCCTAAGTATAGGCCCAGAACTACGCTCCTGGAAGAGTGCAGCAAATACGGAGTAGACAGAATATCTATCTTGAGTCTAAGATATACCATAGTGGTTTATGTCTATATCATAATACAATACCTCTTCTACCACACTTACCTAGTAAACATAACTACAAAAGCCAAATCACAAAGGCTACGCCACAAGAGCAGCAGTGTCGTCTATCATTATCGAACATCTACATTTGACGCTTTCAACTGACCCTCGATGACTCCAGCTTGATTTCGGGTACCAGCCCCTTCATTTTCTCATTCTAGGACTTCATAACTCATTAATCTATTCTACTATAGAAGGAGGATGTTTTGTCTGGCCCCTGCCTAGATTAATACATGTGACTAGCTGTTGCACCGCATCTGCCATATTCCACGCATGTACTCGTTCCAGTCTTTTCAGTATAGGGACAATTCTGTGCTTGACGTATCTAATTAGCAGTCGTTGATCAACATCAATCAGCTTGCTATCAAACCCGTTGAATGCCACGGTGTTTTTCCAGTTAGGCTGCAACGCTTGTAGCATCTTGCCCAGCTTGATAGCCCCCCCTCACTTGGGCGAAAAGGAATTTGCGGCAACCCTCAAAAGAACAAATTCTGCCAATGAAATTGGCTCCGAGCCTGTACGTATTGGCCTTTGTTACAGCAGCTGTCTGTGCTTGGTGCCGTATACACGCAAATATCATGGAATCGCCAATATCCGATACCGTGGTGACCAACATGGCCCTTCCGAGTCGGAAACTGCGTCGTAATGTAGCAAGGTCAATACTTCCAGTGTCgcttgctgttgctcgtCGTTGTTTTCGTTCGAACTCTTCTTCCGAAGCAGTAACTTCATCGTCCCAATCGTTTCTCATTGCATTCCTAGTATCTATGATTATGGCTGTTTGCCCTATTAGTATGCCGTAGAAGGTTGACCGCGAAGTACGTGTACAGAAAATGTTCTTACCGCTATTTTTGGGCGTTTCTATGTTACAAAAGCCAACTAATCTTGGCGATGGGGAGGCAAATGACTGCAACGATGCGCATTCATCTATTTTTGGCAGTCCACCTCTTTGTGgttggaaagaagaggctttTTCGTCGTAAGGTTCTGTATAGTCCGGTtgatgatgcccttgacTTTCTTCCCACTTGACCTCTGCACAGTTTGTCATATCGATATTTGGGTGCATATAGCTGCGTATActagcagcatcatcgtTTTGACTACActccttctgcttctggcTCTCCTCGTCACTGCTGCATGGGTTGCAGACGGGATCCGGCTGTCCCGAAACTGAATTCGCAAAGGGCTCATAGAGCGGCCCATTGGTAACACCAACTATTAAATCAGAAACTCCTTCCAAAAGCCTTGCATTATGTGCAAGGCATGGCGACGCAATGCCTAGTAAAGCGAGAGTTGTCGCCAAGAGGCCTGTTCGCGCGGCCCATGGACCCAATGCCGCGTTTGTAAGGTAACCCTTTTGATAACCGACATCCTTGAGACTTAGCCGGAGTACATGAGGATTCTCAACGCCCTTGAAATGCGAGCGTATAGAAGGGATGACTTGGAATAGAAAGTCATCACCAACTTCACCAATCAGATTCAAAATCCCGCGTATTACAGCATGCTTCAGCTGTTCGGTAAAGCTCGATCTAGCAGTCCAGGCAGCCTGTCCTGAAGGAGATGCTAGTGTTGACATGCCAAAGTTGACCAGCCCCGCAATTATAGTCATTAGGAACATCATGATGCTGAAGTGTGTCCAGTCAGGCTTTATACCAGACGTGTTTGGGTTATGCAGCCTCAGTCGTGATTGGACCATTAGATCCCGCATCCCTGTGTAGATCGTAAAGGCGATGTGTGTTGAAGCGTTACCCGCAGCGGTGTTGGTATAAAGTTCGCCGATACCTGCGGCGAAAGCTGTACTGGCCAAAATTGCTCGCGAACGGCGACTTGCCAGTGTCGCCGTCCTTGATTTCTCATCACGCCACATCCCAATTGCATGAGCTATGAGGGCTACGCCAGTACCAAAGAATGTGCCGATTATCGCTTTCAACCTGGGAGACGTTTTCATGTTGTGAAAACCAGCTTCTGTACTGTAGCTGATGAACTGTCGCAATATTGTTGGAATAAATACTGATATAAAGTTGCGTGCTGATATATTGACAATAGATATAAGGATTTGGCCATGAGTGCTTGTAAAATTTTCATTATGTGCAACCTGCGACATGAGCGTCATCGCCGTAGATGTAGTCTTCGACAGTATACCGGAAAAGCTAAAGCCAAGTGGAAGTATTAGTATGAGGAAGCTCAGTAGAGGCAAGCCTATGCTTTCCTACTTTTGGGAAATAAGAATACATGagtggaaaggaaaagaagttgTGGATAACACCTTCAGTACTACGGATCTGGGGTTTGAACTGGTAAAGTACACGATTTAGCCATCTCAACTCAGGTGCGTTATAATACGAGATAAGGATTCATATAGCGTAACATATACTGAGCATTTTTTTAGAATATGACCTTATCCGACAGCTAAGACAAGTTATTTGGAACGTAGTCTCACTGTACATAGCATTCTAAGCCCCTGTGATGCAGCGCCTACGCGTCTGGTAGGCCTTATGCGCATCCATAAGATGAAGCAGTCGGCTTGGATCTGGCTTGGTTGCCCTTTCTTGAGACCTAAGAGTGCATGATCATGTCCTCCCTTGATAGCATTCCATTGGGGGGGCATTTCTCCCATCTTGACTAATACATGTAGCCAACAGACGCGACACCACGTGAACCTGAATGTCACATTCGTGCCCCATACCACACTGAATCTCCCAGCGTTCCATACGTTGGCAATAGCTAATCGTCGTAGAAAGCACACGCTCAATGACCAGCTTGAGGTTATGAAGACACAATCACGCCTAGGCGACCAAGCCTTGCAGTAGCTATTAGCTTGGTAGCTACTAGTTAGTCTGCAGACAAATCACTATCATTCCCTTGCTACAAGGAAACGTACGAATGTTGGTTATTACCTATAGCAACTGGTCGATAGGCTTCTATCTTGGTAGCAGGTCTCGAAGGAGTAAGACCATGTGGAGAATATCAAGACACTGGTTGTCTCTTACCAAAagtatataacttattagaTGACGTGCAtataaaaaaggaagaaaaagaatttaGGTACTCCTAGCtgttttattaataaaaaatatttccCAGAGAGCAACGTAGTCTCATAGGATAGCTCTTTGTACCGTTTGCTGTAATTTTTTCCAACACCGATAGAGGAATACAATGCAACAAGAAGTATGAGAAGTTTTCAGAAGAGCTTGagttctttgtctttctgcTCTGGTAGTAGAACGATGGCAAGAACAGGGATAATTAGCTCGTGTTTCTATGTTGTCAGCGAATTCCAAAACATTCCCATCTAGTACACTTACAGCTGCAGCGCTAGCAGATGCATTCCTAGCTTACGTAGATCCACGAAATCTTGGCAGAGACACCTTTAGAAGATCCCTTATGAAGATCCTGATGCTATCAGCTATCCCCAACTTATAACAGTATATTTATAGCTGCATCGCTTATTTTTCATCCTGATACGAGGGTTATTGTCACCTGTTTGAAGCCAATTGCTAGACTGCTGCTTAGTATCTGTACCCTATCAGCGAATACCTCGGTTTCACGGGTGTGTTCAAAGTTATAGCACTATAAAATGTACAATAAAAGTACGATTTTAAAGTTCGCTATTGAACTTGGAATTCAAGGAAGAGCTAATATCAATTACGCTCCGGGGGGAGCCCATGCGTTTTATTAGGACGGATATCTAAGGATCATCAAGAACCTCCAAGTCTACTGCCAGTATCAGTTTGCGGGGCGAATATTTGTGGCTGAAATCCAATTCAGAGGACAAAATAGAAATGTAGGTATATCAATTGAGGGAATGATTTATATTGATAGCAGAGCTGCGGCGATAAACCCACGGCTATTGGTGGATATTTACCGATCTCGAGGTCACCCAAAACATTGACATGAGCAACTTTTCAATACCCTGCTCAACGTCAGCTAGGCTTTCCCTGTAAATCCCCTGTGAATTATCTCCGCAAAAACCCGTCAAAACGAAACAAGCCGTGGGGCGAGCGGGTTTTTCCCGCTCAGAAGCGgccgctccagctccagagTTCAGCGTTGTGGGGCGTCTGCTGTTCTCAAAGGCTTGCCTCTTCGCAATTATCAATTGAGGGAAGTCATTCTCACCTTGTACAAAACGTGCTATTCGCATACAGACACGAACGAACAGAAAACAACAGAGAAGACCTGTGAATCACCAGAGCCAATTCGTTCGATTTCGACTTGCCATTGGGCCATTTCCGCTGTCTAATCCGCTGCTCATGTTTCAAGTGCTGTGAGTGGACCGATCTTCCGCGTATCCCGATCTGTCGGGCTGCTGAGCGGCCGCTCGTGCATTCGCAGATTATGGCCATCAACTACAATGGCCGTGTTACTGACCAGCGCCATGAATTGGGAGCGGCTCTAGGTTCGATTCATCTGAAATGAGCGAGGTTTCGCCTCCATCCAGGCAAAAGGCTGTACGAGCCTGCGCCGCTTGCCAAAAGTACAAGAGACGCTGCGACAAGGCCTTGCCGGGCTGTTCTTTATGCACCAGGTATTTTACTATCCACCATGGCTTTTACTATTCACATTTTCCGCTTTGTTGCCGTTGAGCGGCCGCTCTTCAGACTGTCCGCCCAGGCCGGATTCTTCCTCTATTTCCTATCTTGTAGATTGTCTACTCTCTCTTATTGGCTAACCGCTCCTTTCTAGACTGCGCCGGTATTGCGATTATACCAATCGGCAAACGGAGAATGAGCTCAAAACTCGCATTCAGGAGCTCGAGTCGCTCGTCACTAATCACGTCACAAAAGTCTCTCCTCAGGCTCTATCCACGCCGGCATCTTCGAGCCAAGGGACTGGCAGCTTGCCGACGTCGCAAACAGCGACTTCTTTCTATCCAGCTTCCCTACGCTTCCAGAAGCTTTTTCTAGATTCAGATATCAAGACCCGTCCAGAtgctcctccaccgccatCCAGCGACATGATccctgctgccgctctctCCTATCTGAGTGATCAAGCACAGAGCGCCACCGTCATGTCACAGTACTTTGAAACCGTCCACAAGTGGATGCCCATTATCAGTCGAGTCCGCTTAACCTCTTTGGCCGACGTAGAGCTTAATAGCCGCCCCAGAGCTGATTTCGCGCTGTTACTCCTGACTATGAAACTCATCCAACAGGTGCCGGGAAGCTCGTCCGACGCGGTCAGAGATCCTTTGTACTTATGCACTAAAGAATTTGCAGCTTCTTTAGATATTGCAGGCGTATATACACTACTCAAACTTCAGGCTCAGCTACTTATTGCCGTTTATGAGATGGGCCACGGTATTTTCCCGGCTGCCTATGTTTCTGTGGGGTGTTGCGTTACCCAAGCCATGACCCTCGGCATCCATAATCGAGAAGCACCTCAGATCTTAGAACAACCACGCACTTGGGTAGACTGGGAAGAAAGACAACGAATCTGGTGGTTTATTGTAATCCTCGAACGGTATGTCCCTCCTCGACTAAGTGCTCTGTCACGCAAGTATCGCAGATCTAACCACAAACAGATATGTCAACTCTGTAGGAGACAACAGACCTCTTTTATCTGCCGATCCGCAGACTACATCTCACCTACCTGTAGATGATGACGCTTGGGACTCCGGCGTAAGTTGAAACTCCTCCTAGGACGTAGCAGATGCACAGAACTGATGTCATACGTAGCATGCAATGTATCCTGAACGGCTTATTCTATCCTCATCGAAACATCTCTCTGCAAGTCCATTCGCCCGTCTTGCTCAAGCATCCCATCTACAAGGAGAAGTCATCAAACACTGCAACGACGAGACGCAGAGTCTAGCGCATGTGAAGAATAGCGTTGAAATGCTTAGCCAAGTATTATTGAGCTTCTTAGAAGTCATCAGCAAGGACAGAGCTAGCATGATGCATTTCTATAGCTCTGTGGGTGTTTGTTTAAGGTGGGTGCATTTTCTTATCTGTTTCTTACATGAGCGGCAAAGCTAATACAAAGGCTTACTTTCTAGCGCATTGATGAAGCTTTGCGACTACCATTCCTGCGACTCATTTGCTATTTATAACGACAGATCCCTAGATGTATCAGAATTAGCCCTCGCTCGCGAGATAGCACTAACGTGCCAGAGCATAATGAAGGACTGCATTGTCAAGGCAATGTCGTTTCTAAATGTCCTCAGGGAGATGATACAAGAGGCAGACCTCGCCAGCTTGTCGCCTTGGTTCTTGGATAGTTTGTATCAATGTCTTGCTAATATTGTATACCTGATGGCTACATCTCCCGCTGTGGAAGCGTCAAGATTTTCTTCTCAGGCATCCCTCTGTCTCGACCTTTTACAAACGGCGAATCAAAGATGGAACGTGGCAGGTAAGTCCAAATCAGACTTGATTATTTACTAGCGAAATGACATATTAAGATAGAGATCACAGGAGCATACCTTGAAACGATCGATCTAATAGAAAAGGAGTTAAAATCAGGCAGATATTAGTATTAGCCGTACGGGGGATGCTTCCTATGGATATACTATCAGTGCAAGATGGTATACAGTCCAAAATCTAATGGCAAAAATCTAGCCGTGTAAAAACTATATGATAACTTATCATGCTTCAGACGTATTACCTATCTAGTTACCCGACGCAGATAAGCCTGATATATTCCCCATAGCTACTTTTAACGTACTAGCCTTCAACAATTCTCTTTCTACTGTCCATTCCTACGCCCGAAATAGAAGACTAATATTGGTAGATCTACTTTAGGGTAGTATTAGGATATTAAAAGAGACCAATCAGGATCATATAAAAGATAGCTCTACTTTGAGTCGCTTATAGCAAAGCAACAGCAGTCATCCCATAGAGCGGCCGCCTGTAATTATAATGATAATTGAATAGAAGTCGAGTACAACTTTAACATATTTCTACATTCACTGCATATCCTGGCCTATCATTGGCTTATCTTGGGCTCTCCCgagcttggcagccttctGGCCCCTCTTGGGAGCCTTGGGCAAAGGCGCATAAATGATTGGCTGTATTTTTGGGTATGAATGCACACTCGCGGAACCTAAAGAGGGGGCGATGTTTCACTCGGTCAACCCGAGCA
This portion of the Trichoderma atroviride chromosome 6, complete sequence genome encodes:
- a CDS encoding uncharacterized protein (EggNog:ENOG41), with the translated sequence MDPPEIIALGEKYPGLKKVFETGVESDDGREDKLLSFILSHPDLDNLRGSPTKILSVIDDFSANYEFLISIGGHKAGVLSNLIAEEKPQTVVELGGYLGYSAILFADTMRRSNPSQQIRVFSLEFSAEFSSIARQLIELAGLSDIVTVVTGTAEESLGKLHAQGTLTSVDFLFLDHVEDLYPADFKVCEELGLLHKGAVIAADNVVRPGAPEYRKLVRSHPRLQSTGVRGLIQPGDLEDEIEISRVIA
- a CDS encoding uncharacterized protein (TransMembrane:2 (i7-29o104-123i)), with the translated sequence MKTSPRLKAIIGTFFGTGVALIAHAIGMWRDEKSRTATLASRRSRAILASTAFAAGIGELYTNTAAGNASTHIAFTIYTGMRDLMVQSRLRLHNPNTSGIKPDWTHFSIMMFLMTIIAGLVNFGMSTLASPSGQAAWTARSSFTEQLKHAVIRGILNLIGEVGDDFLFQVIPSIRSHFKGVENPHVLRLSLKDVGYQKGYLTNAALGPWAARTGLLATTLALLGIASPCLAHNARLLEGVSDLIVGVTNGPLYEPFANSVSGQPDPVCNPCSSDEESQKQKECSQNDDAASIRSYMHPNIDMTNCAEVKWEESQGHHQPDYTEPYDEKASSFQPQRGGLPKIDECASLQSFASPSPRLVGFCNIETPKNSAIIIDTRNAMRNDWDDEVTASEEEFERKQRRATASDTGSIDLATLRRSFRLGRAMLVTTVSDIGDSMIFACIRHQAQTAAVTKANTYRLGANFIGRICSFEGCRKFLFAQVRGGYQAGQDATSVAA
- a CDS encoding uncharacterized protein (EggNog:ENOG41), which encodes MFQVLFDSSEMSEVSPPSRQKAVRACAACQKYKRRCDKALPGCSLCTRLRRYCDYTNRQTENELKTRIQELESLVTNHVTKVSPQALSTPASSSQGTGSLPTSQTATSFYPASLRFQKLFLDSDIKTRPDAPPPPSSDMIPAAALSYLSDQAQSATVMSQYFETVHKWMPIISRVRLTSLADVELNSRPRADFALLLLTMKLIQQVPGSSSDAVRDPLYLCTKEFAASLDIAGVYTLLKLQAQLLIAVYEMGHGIFPAAYVSVGCCVTQAMTLGIHNREAPQILEQPRTWVDWEERQRIWWFIVILERYVNSVGDNRPLLSADPQTTSHLPVDDDAWDSGHAMYPERLILSSSKHLSASPFARLAQASHLQGEVIKHCNDETQSLAHVKNSVEMLSQVLLSFLEVISKDRASMMHFYSSVGVCLSALMKLCDYHSCDSFAIYNDRSLDVSELALAREIALTCQSIMKDCIVKAMSFLNVLREMIQEADLASLSPWFLDSLYQCLANIVYLMATSPAVEASRFSSQASLCLDLLQTANQRWNVAGAYLETIDLIEKELKSGRY
- a CDS encoding uncharacterized protein (EggNog:ENOG41), with the translated sequence MSEVSPPSRQKAVRACAACQKYKRRCDKALPGCSLCTRLRRYCDYTNRQTENELKTRIQELESLVTNHVTKVSPQALSTPASSSQGTGSLPTSQTATSFYPASLRFQKLFLDSDIKTRPDAPPPPSSDMIPAAALSYLSDQAQSATVMSQYFETVHKWMPIISRVRLTSLADVELNSRPRADFALLLLTMKLIQQVPGSSSDAVRDPLYLCTKEFAASLDIAGVYTLLKLQAQLLIAVYEMGHGIFPAAYVSVGCCVTQAMTLGIHNREAPQILEQPRTWVDWEERQRIWWFIVILERYVNSVGDNRPLLSADPQTTSHLPVDDDAWDSGHAMYPERLILSSSKHLSASPFARLAQASHLQGEVIKHCNDETQSLAHVKNSVEMLSQVLLSFLEVISKDRASMMHFYSSVGVCLSALMKLCDYHSCDSFAIYNDRSLDVSELALAREIALTCQSIMKDCIVKAMSFLNVLREMIQEADLASLSPWFLDSLYQCLANIVYLMATSPAVEASRFSSQASLCLDLLQTANQRWNVAGAYLETIDLIEKELKSGRY